One segment of Sesamum indicum cultivar Zhongzhi No. 13 linkage group LG4, S_indicum_v1.0, whole genome shotgun sequence DNA contains the following:
- the LOC105161220 gene encoding TATA box-binding protein-associated factor RNA polymerase I subunit B isoform X1: MVGRVERICQVCGSSVGFTRSDDGFFYCGYCNSQADDIFDTGVDEEQFFSHYSANCNRVRPANAIAAEPISQVKLTTSQYLDHPDILVDDMEDDGMGDGVGPSGPSDFGSSQKNFSYEDYYSEIRSRYLTGLQVMIQLQCQALVEKFNVSPLIIGLVGTLWLRFLASTRIMADEWADQAVNDSEAQTQGETEEFKPSAKFRSEPVNIHGKRVVYVWYRSLRSKIPISCSLAISFLVCHVAREGVTPLDMLKWTLEGKLPYFAAFGEIEKQLGSHSEACPIRASRMFRPIQAISSQKLEAMAADIAQKIGLELPPVNFYAIAFRYCRQLSLPVREILPQACRVCEWSMPSELYLSANEFRIPTRVCVMSILIVAIRILFDINGYGMWEFSLSNSSCSLSQVKNTETESQSFINTMEKADEDSSSNNSQSSGAKSEVADSKLSVVELLQILEEKYNELNDVHAYSSDLPSYLQYCKDVVFSGLWPSYEDLEEEKLLEEFWDFYQKHKGSGTSDHQGDAHQSRPDEVEKTRSIDQNSASCTQSPEESPKDKAIRQLKLDMEENKFCYIPPRIKVKRKDYLHYARRRKDVYIYAVHADYYILLRACAKAAQVEPRVMHIAVLGLERRLRWLENRMDASLKVKLNLNGVCDFCKDEFVQNGGSDPMDLKT; encoded by the exons ATGGTGGGGAGAGTAGAGCGGATATGCCAAGTTTGTGGTAGCAGTGTTGGCTTTACCAGATCTGATGATGGCTTCTTTTACTGTGGTTACTGCAACTCACAAGCAGATGATATCTTTGATACTGGAGTTGATGAGGAGCAGTTTTTCAGTCATTACTCTGCCAATTGCAACCGAGTTCGTCCTGCCAATGCCATTGCTGCAGAACCTATCTCTCAGGTAAAACTCACCACATCTCAATATTTGGACCATCCTGATATTTTGGTGGATGATATGGAAGATGACGGTATGGGTGATGGAGTTGGGCCTAGTGGGCCTAGTGATTTTGGTTCATCCCAAAAGAATTTTAGCTACGAAGACTATTATTCTGAGATTAGGTCAAGATACTTGACAGGGCTACAGGTTATGATCCAATTGCAATGCCAGGCTTTGGTAGAGAAGTTTAATGTGAGCCCTTTAATTATTGGGCTTGTTGGGACTCTATGGTTAAGGTTTTTGGCTTCCACTAGGATTATGGCTGACGAATGGGCAGATCAGGCTGTAAATGATTCCGAGGCTCAGACACAAG GGGAAACAGAAGAATTTAAGCCTAGTGCTAAATTTCGTTCAGAACCAGTTAATATTCATGGGAAGCGTGTGGTATATGTCTGGTATAGATCTCTCAGAAGCAAGATACCAATATCTTGTTCTTTAGCTATCTCCTTCCTTGTTTGCCATGTGGCTAGGGAGGGAGTTACCCCACTGGACATGTTGAAGTGGACTCTTGAAGGAAAGCTTCCTTATTTTGCTGCTTTTGGTGAAATTGAGAAGCAGCTTGGGTCTCATTCTGAGGCATGTCCAATCCGTGCCAGTCGTATGTTCAGACCTATCCAAGCCATTTCTTCACAAAAGTTGGAGGCGATGGCAGCTGATATTGCTCAGAAAATCGGTTTGGAGTTGCCTCCAGTTAACTTCTATGCAATTGCTTTCCGCTATTGTAGGCAGTTGTCTCTTCCTGTGAGAGAAATACTTCCTCAGGCATGTCGAGTATGTGAATGGTCTATGCCTTCAGAATTATATCTGTCAGCTAATGAGTTTAGGATTCCTactcgtgtatgtgtgatgTCGATACTGATTGTGGCAATAAGGATTCTTTTTGACATAAATGGTTATGGAATGTGGGAATTTAGTCTGTCTAATTCGAGTTGTTCATTATCTCAAGTTAAGAATACAGAAACTGAATCTCAAAGCTTTATAAATACGATGGAGAAAGCAGATGAAGACTCATCTTCCAACAATTCACAGTCTTCTGGTGCTAAATCAGAAGTCGCGGATTCTAAATTGAGTGTTGTGGAGCTTCTACAGATtctagaagaaaaatataatgaactCAATGATGTACATG CATATTCCTCTGATTTGCCGTCATACCTCCAGTATTGCAAGGATGTAGTCTTTTCTGGTTTATGGCCGTCATATGAGGATCTTGAAGAAGAGAAGTTATTGGAGGAGTTCTGGGACTTTTATCAGAAGCACAAG GGTTCTGGGACATCAGATCATCAAGGAGATGCCCATCAAAGTAGACCAGATGAAGTTGAGAAAACAAGGAgtattgatcaaaattcagCAAGTTGCACTCAATCTCCAGAAGAGTCCCCCAAAGATAAGGCAATAAGGCAATTGAAGTTGGACATGGAAGAAAACAAGTTCTGCTATATTCCACCAAGGATTAAGGTGAAGAGGAAAGACTATCTCCATTATGCTAGGAGACGGAAAGACGTGTATATTTATGCAGTTCACGCTGATTACTATATCTTGCTTCGAGCTTGTGCTAAGGCTGCCCAAGTTGAACCCAGGGTCATGCATATTGCAGTATTGGGTTTAGAGAGGAGATTGCGTTGGCTGGAAAACAGGATGGATGCTTCATTGAAGGTCAAACTAAATCTTAACGGTGTTTGTGATTTCTGCAAAGATGAGTTTGTGCAAAATGGCGGGAGTGATCCTATGGATTTAAAAACTTGA
- the LOC105161222 gene encoding AP2-like ethylene-responsive transcription factor BBM2 — MGSMNNNWLGFSLSPQEQLPQENSSSLPTLDQISAAAAAQVVSSQSCFNHLTTATAPSHHSGLPLPSLNLPPPFSLFQPFNTSNLNTTSQDWTSIKDVSINSFSCSSHSHSLENQETPKLENFLGVGGQTSFAHDHHHQHHKKLCLDHIASNSDTNYDTSNFNIYQETEPTSHHTNTTTTNSTIGLSMIKNWLRSNPGPPDNKGGADEAVAPPPLAGPTSAGAQTLSLSMNTNGNAMESCASDSKLADSQAAGGGAVESVPRKSIDTFGQRTSIYRGVTRHRWTGRYEAHLWDNSCRREGQTRKGRQVYLGGYDKEEKAARAYDLAALKYWGTTTTTNFPISNYEKELEEMKHMTRQEYVASLRRKSSGFSRGASIYRGVTRHHQHGRWQARIGRVAGNKDLYLGTFSTQEEAAEAYDIAAIKFRGLNAVTNFEINRYDVKSILESSTLPIGGAAKRLKDAENAETALEMHRANEGNLSLHLTDGHINNYGSGGNNHSWPTIAFQQSQPLNMYPYAHQRLWCKQEQDHDFSHGLNDIHHQLQLGNTQNFLQPSVLHNLMSLDSSSMEHSSGSNSVVYGNNNGDGSGNGSYGNGANGSGFMVPMMGTVIVQDGSQNQGNGFLGNEGEKAVGYEGNFGSSDAYQQARNLYYQSQQSSSDGIGSTCNNWIPTAVPTQLAARNSNLAVCHGASNFTVWNDT; from the exons ATGGGTTCCATGAATAATAACTGGTTAGGCTTCTCCCTTTCACCTCAAGAACAGCTTCCCCAAGAAAACTCATCATCACTTCCTACCTTAGACCAAATCTCAGCTGCAGCAGCTGCCCAAGTTGTCTCCTCTCAATCTTGCTTCAATCATCTCACTACTGCTACTGCACCCTCTCATCATTCAGGACTCCCCCTTCCCTCTCTCAATCTTCCACcccctttttcccttttccaacctttcaacacatcaaaccTTAACACCACCTCTCAAG ATTGGACTAGTATCAAGGATGTGAGCATCAACTCTTTCTCATGCAGCAGCCACAGCCACAGCCTGGAGAATCAAGAAACGCCGAAACTGGAGAACTTTCTTGGGGTTGGAGGCCAGACGTCTTTTGCTCATGATCACCATCATCAACACCACAAGAAGCTCTGCCTTGATCATATTGCATCTAATTCCGACACTAATTATGATACTAGTAATTTTAACATCTACCAAGAAACTGAGCCCACTTCCCACCACACaaacaccaccaccaccaacagTACCATTGGCCTCTCCATGATCAAGAATTGGCTCAGGAGCAACCCAGGCCCCCCAGACAACAAAGGCGGCGCCGACGAGGCGGTGGCTCCGCCGCCACTTGCTGGGCCGACGTCTGCAGGTGCACAGACATTGTCACTCTCCATGAACACAAATGGCAATGCAATGGAGAGTTGTGCATCAGATAGCAAACTAGCTGACAGTCAGGCTGCAGGTGGTGGTGCAGTTGAGTCAGTGCCCCGGAAATCTATAGACACATTCGGACAAAGGACCTCTATTTACCGTGGTGTAACAAG GCATAGATGGACTGGCAGATATGAGGCACATTTATGGGATAATAGTTGTAGAAGAGAGGGACAAACCCGGAAAGGAAGGCAAG TTTACTTGG GAGGTTATGACAAGGAAGAAAAGGCTGCTAGAGCTTATGATTTAGCAGCACTCAAGTATTGGGGAACCACCACTACTACAAATTTTCCT ATCAGCAACTATGAGAAAGAACTGGAGGAAATGAAGCACATGACCAGACAGGAATATGTAGCATCATTAAGAAG GAAAAGCAGTGGATTCTCTCGCGGGGCGTCTATTTATCGAGGAGTTACAAG ACATCATCAGCATGGGAGATGGCAAGCAAGAATTGGGAGAGTAGCAGGGAATAAGGATCTATACTTGGGAACTTTCA GCACACAAGAGGAAGCAGCAGAAGCGTATGACATAGCAGCCATCAAATTCCGGGGCTTAAACGCCGTCACCAACTTTGAGATCAACAGATACGATGTGAAAAGCATACTGGAAAGCAGCACTTTGCCAATAGGCGGAGCAGCAAAGCGCCTCAAGGATGCTGAAAATGCAGAGACGGCTTTAGAAATGCACCGGGCTAATGAAGGGAACTTGAGCTTGCACCTAACAGATGGGCACATAAACAACTACGGCAGTGGAGGGAATAATCATTCCTGGCCGACGATTGCATTCCAGCAAAGTCAGCCCCTAAACATGTACCCTTATGCCCACCAGAGACTGTGGTGCAAACAAGAGCAAGATCATGATTTCAGTCACGGTCTCAACGATATTCATCATCAACTTCAACTGGGAAACACGCAGAATTTCTTGCAACCATCTGTGTTGCACAATCTCATGAGCCTGGATTCTTCCTCCATGGAACACAGTTCAGGTTCTAATTCCGTGGTTTATGGGAATAACAACGGGGACGGGAGTGGGAATGGTTCATATGGGAATGGAGCTAATGGTAGCGGCTTTATGGTGCCAATGATGGGGACAGTGATTGTTCAAGATGGGAGTCAAAACCAGGGAAACGGTTTTCTTGGGAATGAAGGGGAGAAGGCAGTTGGGTATGAGGGCAATTTTGGATCATCAGATGCTTATCAGCAGGCAAGAAACTTGTATTATCAGTCTCAGCAATCATCATCAGATGGCATAGGATCAACTTGTAACAACTGGATCCCCACTGCTGTGCCAACTCAGCTTGCAGCAAGGAACAGCAACTTGGCTGTTTGTCATGGAGCTTCAAACTTTACCGTATGGAACGACACGTAA
- the LOC105161223 gene encoding ycf20-like protein: protein MACQMDIITLQTMSLRHSCGIQNLVNMQNLSRQTPKLDLPSYRKSLQSSRHGWRIAFALNTDGFAANNDQGNLNGNNSALGGTRLGRIVGAGSRQLLSKLNSARKNFPMKVFLLLLGFYTANALATILGQTGDWDVLVAGVVVAAIEGIGMLMYKRPMSTGRLKSLVVMINYWKAGVCLGLFVDAFKLGS, encoded by the exons ATGGCCTGCCAAATGGATATAATAACCTTGCAGACTATGTCTCTCAGGCATTCTTGTGGCATTCAGAATTTGGTCAATATGCAAAACTTATCTAGACAGACACCCAAACTtgatttaccttcttataGAAAGAG TTTGCAGTCTAGTCGACATGGTTGGAGAATAGCATTTGCTTTGAATACTGATGGTTTTGCAGCCAACAACGACCAAGGCAACCTCAATGGGAACAACTCTGCTCTTGGTGGAACTCGTTTAGGAAGGATAGTTGGTGCCGGTAGTAGGCAGCTGTTGAGTAAGCTCAACTCTGCTAGGAAGAACTTCCCAATGAAAGTATTTCTCCTGCTCCTTGGCTTCTACACGGCTAATGCTCTCGCAACAATTCTAGGCCAGACGGGAGACTGGGATGTACTGGTAGCTGGAGTTGTAGTTGCTGCAATCGAGGGTATTGGTATGCTGATGTACAAAAGGCCAATGTCTACCGGGAGGTTGAAGTCTCTGGTggtaatgataaattattggaAAGCTGGTGTCTGCTTAGGCTTATTTGTTGATGCTTTTAAGTTAGGCAGTTGA
- the LOC105161220 gene encoding TATA box-binding protein-associated factor RNA polymerase I subunit B isoform X3, which yields MVGRVERICQVCGSSVGFTRSDDGFFYCGYCNSQADDIFDTGVDEEQFFSHYSANCNRVRPANAIAAEPISQVKLTTSQYLDHPDILVDDMEDDGMGDGVGPSGPSDFGSSQKNFSYEDYYSEIRSRYLTGLQVMIQLQCQALVEKFNVSPLIIGLVGTLWLRFLASTRIMADEWADQAVNDSEAQTQGETEEFKPSAKFRSEPVNIHGKRVVYVWYRSLRSKIPISCSLAISFLVCHVAREGVTPLDMLKWTLEGKLPYFAAFGEIEKQLGSHSEACPIRASRMFRPIQAISSQKLEAMAADIAQKIGLELPPVNFYAIAFRYCRQLSLPVREILPQACRVCEWSMPSELYLSANEFRIPTRVCVMSILIVAIRILFDINGYGMWEFSLSNSSCSLSQVKNTETESQSFINTMEKADEDSSSNNSQSSGAKSEVADSKLSVVELLQILEEKYNELNDVHAYSSDLPSYLQYCKDVVFSGLWPSYEDLEEEKLLEEFWDFYQKHKVSGFWDIRSSRRCPSK from the exons ATGGTGGGGAGAGTAGAGCGGATATGCCAAGTTTGTGGTAGCAGTGTTGGCTTTACCAGATCTGATGATGGCTTCTTTTACTGTGGTTACTGCAACTCACAAGCAGATGATATCTTTGATACTGGAGTTGATGAGGAGCAGTTTTTCAGTCATTACTCTGCCAATTGCAACCGAGTTCGTCCTGCCAATGCCATTGCTGCAGAACCTATCTCTCAGGTAAAACTCACCACATCTCAATATTTGGACCATCCTGATATTTTGGTGGATGATATGGAAGATGACGGTATGGGTGATGGAGTTGGGCCTAGTGGGCCTAGTGATTTTGGTTCATCCCAAAAGAATTTTAGCTACGAAGACTATTATTCTGAGATTAGGTCAAGATACTTGACAGGGCTACAGGTTATGATCCAATTGCAATGCCAGGCTTTGGTAGAGAAGTTTAATGTGAGCCCTTTAATTATTGGGCTTGTTGGGACTCTATGGTTAAGGTTTTTGGCTTCCACTAGGATTATGGCTGACGAATGGGCAGATCAGGCTGTAAATGATTCCGAGGCTCAGACACAAG GGGAAACAGAAGAATTTAAGCCTAGTGCTAAATTTCGTTCAGAACCAGTTAATATTCATGGGAAGCGTGTGGTATATGTCTGGTATAGATCTCTCAGAAGCAAGATACCAATATCTTGTTCTTTAGCTATCTCCTTCCTTGTTTGCCATGTGGCTAGGGAGGGAGTTACCCCACTGGACATGTTGAAGTGGACTCTTGAAGGAAAGCTTCCTTATTTTGCTGCTTTTGGTGAAATTGAGAAGCAGCTTGGGTCTCATTCTGAGGCATGTCCAATCCGTGCCAGTCGTATGTTCAGACCTATCCAAGCCATTTCTTCACAAAAGTTGGAGGCGATGGCAGCTGATATTGCTCAGAAAATCGGTTTGGAGTTGCCTCCAGTTAACTTCTATGCAATTGCTTTCCGCTATTGTAGGCAGTTGTCTCTTCCTGTGAGAGAAATACTTCCTCAGGCATGTCGAGTATGTGAATGGTCTATGCCTTCAGAATTATATCTGTCAGCTAATGAGTTTAGGATTCCTactcgtgtatgtgtgatgTCGATACTGATTGTGGCAATAAGGATTCTTTTTGACATAAATGGTTATGGAATGTGGGAATTTAGTCTGTCTAATTCGAGTTGTTCATTATCTCAAGTTAAGAATACAGAAACTGAATCTCAAAGCTTTATAAATACGATGGAGAAAGCAGATGAAGACTCATCTTCCAACAATTCACAGTCTTCTGGTGCTAAATCAGAAGTCGCGGATTCTAAATTGAGTGTTGTGGAGCTTCTACAGATtctagaagaaaaatataatgaactCAATGATGTACATG CATATTCCTCTGATTTGCCGTCATACCTCCAGTATTGCAAGGATGTAGTCTTTTCTGGTTTATGGCCGTCATATGAGGATCTTGAAGAAGAGAAGTTATTGGAGGAGTTCTGGGACTTTTATCAGAAGCACAAG GTTTCAGGGTTCTGGGACATCAGATCATCAAGGAGATGCCCATCAAAGTAG
- the LOC105161221 gene encoding phospholipase A(1) LCAT3-like — MMLRDHCCCCYGAPSSDSADIADRDPVLLVSGIGGSILHSKRKKFGFQTRVWVRILLADLEFKKKIWSIYNPETGYTEPLDDSAEIVVPQDDYGLYAIDILDPSIFVKCLHLTDVYHFHDMIDMLVGCGYKKGTTLFGYGYDFRQSNRIGQLMNGLKERLETAYKASGGRKVNIISHSMGGLLVSCFISLYGDIFSKYVNKWITIATPFQGAPGCINDSILTGMQFVEGFESYFFVSRWSMHQLLVECPSVYEMLPNPNFNWKKQPEIQVWRKHSKEGETSVVLESYGRHECVTLFEEALKNNELKYDGKTVALPFNLAILKWAAGTREVLDETQIPKGISFYNIYGTSFDTPFDVCYGSESSPIDQLSEICHTTPEYSYVDGDGTVPSESAMADKFDAVERVGVGASHRGLLKDENVFELVKKWLGVSGKARARYSKTSKVMDA; from the exons ATGATGCTCCGAGACCACTGCTGTTGTTGCTATGGAGCTCCAAGCTCCGATTCAGCAGACATTGCCGACCGCGACCCAGTTCTGCTTGTGTCGGGTATCGGTGGTTCAATCCTCCATTCCAAGAGGAAGAAATTCGGGTTCCAAACCCGGGTGTGGGTCCGGATTTTGTTGGCTGATTTGGAGTTCAAGAAGAAGATTTGGTCTATTTACAATCCTGAAACAG GGTATACGGAGCCATTGGACGACAGTGCTGAGATAGTTGTGCCTCAAGATGATTATGGGCTTTATGCCATTGATATTTTGGACCCTTCGATA TTTGTAAAGTGTCTACATTTGACCGATGTGTACCATTTTCATGATATGATTGACATGCTTGTTGGATGTGGGTATAAGAAAGGAACAACATTGTTCGGATATGGTTACGATTTTCGGCAAAGCAATAG AATTGGTCAGTTGATGAATGGCCTAAAAGAAAGACTGGAGACTGCATATAAAGCTTCAGGAGGAAGGAAAGTTAACATAATTTCGCACTCAATGGGTGGATTGCTAGTGTCGTGTTTTATATCTCTATATGGTGAT ATCTTTTCCAAGTATGTAAATAAGTGGATCACCATTGCCACTCCCTTCCAAG GTGCCCCAGGATGCATCAACGACTCTATACTCACTGGAATGCAGTTTGTTGAGGGTTTTGAAAGCTACTTTTTTGTATCAAGATGGTCAATGCATCAATTG CTGGTTGAGTGCCCATCTGTTTACGAAATGTTGCCAAACCCGAATTTCAATTGGAAGAAGCAACCAGAGATTCAAGTATGGCGAAAGCACTCTAAGGAAGGAGAAACTTCTGTTGTATTGGAATCCTATGGCCGTCACGAATGTGTGACTCTTTTTGAAGAAGCATTAAAAAACAATGAG CTAAAGTATGACGGAAAAACAGTGGCTCTCCCTTTCAACTTGGCGATTCTTAAATGGGCTGCTGGTACCCGGGAAGTTCTCGATGAAACTCAGATTCCCAAGGGTATTTCTTTCTACAACATATACGGAACATCTTTCGACACACCTTTTGACGTTTG CTACGGTTCAGAATCTTCTCCCATCGACCAGCTATCTGAGATATGTCATACAACG CCAGAGTACTCCTATGTAGATGGTGATGGAACTGTCCCCTCCGAATCAGCAATG GCGGATAAATTTGATGCAGTAGAAAGAGTAGGAGTTGGTGCAAGTCACCGGGGACTGTTAAAGGATGAGAATGTATTTGAGCTTGTGAAGAAGTGGTTAGGAGTTTCTGGAAAGGCGAGGGCGCGCTATTCCAAGACTTCAAAAGTTATGGATGCATGA
- the LOC105161220 gene encoding TATA box-binding protein-associated factor RNA polymerase I subunit B isoform X2 gives MIQLQCQALVEKFNVSPLIIGLVGTLWLRFLASTRIMADEWADQAVNDSEAQTQGETEEFKPSAKFRSEPVNIHGKRVVYVWYRSLRSKIPISCSLAISFLVCHVAREGVTPLDMLKWTLEGKLPYFAAFGEIEKQLGSHSEACPIRASRMFRPIQAISSQKLEAMAADIAQKIGLELPPVNFYAIAFRYCRQLSLPVREILPQACRVCEWSMPSELYLSANEFRIPTRVCVMSILIVAIRILFDINGYGMWEFSLSNSSCSLSQVKNTETESQSFINTMEKADEDSSSNNSQSSGAKSEVADSKLSVVELLQILEEKYNELNDVHAYSSDLPSYLQYCKDVVFSGLWPSYEDLEEEKLLEEFWDFYQKHKGSGTSDHQGDAHQSRPDEVEKTRSIDQNSASCTQSPEESPKDKAIRQLKLDMEENKFCYIPPRIKVKRKDYLHYARRRKDVYIYAVHADYYILLRACAKAAQVEPRVMHIAVLGLERRLRWLENRMDASLKVKLNLNGVCDFCKDEFVQNGGSDPMDLKT, from the exons ATGATCCAATTGCAATGCCAGGCTTTGGTAGAGAAGTTTAATGTGAGCCCTTTAATTATTGGGCTTGTTGGGACTCTATGGTTAAGGTTTTTGGCTTCCACTAGGATTATGGCTGACGAATGGGCAGATCAGGCTGTAAATGATTCCGAGGCTCAGACACAAG GGGAAACAGAAGAATTTAAGCCTAGTGCTAAATTTCGTTCAGAACCAGTTAATATTCATGGGAAGCGTGTGGTATATGTCTGGTATAGATCTCTCAGAAGCAAGATACCAATATCTTGTTCTTTAGCTATCTCCTTCCTTGTTTGCCATGTGGCTAGGGAGGGAGTTACCCCACTGGACATGTTGAAGTGGACTCTTGAAGGAAAGCTTCCTTATTTTGCTGCTTTTGGTGAAATTGAGAAGCAGCTTGGGTCTCATTCTGAGGCATGTCCAATCCGTGCCAGTCGTATGTTCAGACCTATCCAAGCCATTTCTTCACAAAAGTTGGAGGCGATGGCAGCTGATATTGCTCAGAAAATCGGTTTGGAGTTGCCTCCAGTTAACTTCTATGCAATTGCTTTCCGCTATTGTAGGCAGTTGTCTCTTCCTGTGAGAGAAATACTTCCTCAGGCATGTCGAGTATGTGAATGGTCTATGCCTTCAGAATTATATCTGTCAGCTAATGAGTTTAGGATTCCTactcgtgtatgtgtgatgTCGATACTGATTGTGGCAATAAGGATTCTTTTTGACATAAATGGTTATGGAATGTGGGAATTTAGTCTGTCTAATTCGAGTTGTTCATTATCTCAAGTTAAGAATACAGAAACTGAATCTCAAAGCTTTATAAATACGATGGAGAAAGCAGATGAAGACTCATCTTCCAACAATTCACAGTCTTCTGGTGCTAAATCAGAAGTCGCGGATTCTAAATTGAGTGTTGTGGAGCTTCTACAGATtctagaagaaaaatataatgaactCAATGATGTACATG CATATTCCTCTGATTTGCCGTCATACCTCCAGTATTGCAAGGATGTAGTCTTTTCTGGTTTATGGCCGTCATATGAGGATCTTGAAGAAGAGAAGTTATTGGAGGAGTTCTGGGACTTTTATCAGAAGCACAAG GGTTCTGGGACATCAGATCATCAAGGAGATGCCCATCAAAGTAGACCAGATGAAGTTGAGAAAACAAGGAgtattgatcaaaattcagCAAGTTGCACTCAATCTCCAGAAGAGTCCCCCAAAGATAAGGCAATAAGGCAATTGAAGTTGGACATGGAAGAAAACAAGTTCTGCTATATTCCACCAAGGATTAAGGTGAAGAGGAAAGACTATCTCCATTATGCTAGGAGACGGAAAGACGTGTATATTTATGCAGTTCACGCTGATTACTATATCTTGCTTCGAGCTTGTGCTAAGGCTGCCCAAGTTGAACCCAGGGTCATGCATATTGCAGTATTGGGTTTAGAGAGGAGATTGCGTTGGCTGGAAAACAGGATGGATGCTTCATTGAAGGTCAAACTAAATCTTAACGGTGTTTGTGATTTCTGCAAAGATGAGTTTGTGCAAAATGGCGGGAGTGATCCTATGGATTTAAAAACTTGA